The genomic region TCATGTATTCAGTTTGGAGTGTCTGCCATTCTATGTTTCTTTTGTATGTATTTCTTTGAAACAGGTGTCATGGTCTGGAATCTTCCTGTAATTGGAGCCATGCTATGGTCTATCTTTCCTCTATCGATTGGATCGATTAGCCTGCTCTTCATGATGATTCGCAAAGGTGCGGCCACTAAGGTGACGAGTTTTCTCTACCTGACGCCCCCAACTACCGCAGCATTGGCCTGGTTCTTTTTTGACGAGCCGTTTACTATTTTGATGGCGGCGGGTTTAGCGCTGACTATGACAGGAGTGGTCTTAGTGAATATGCGTAAATCTAATACTGTGGCCACTATTGCCGAATGACGCTCAGTCCAACATCACCTTATTTTGCTTGTTTCAGGCCAATAAAACTGTGTCTGGTCAAAAGTTCACTATCATTCTGTATGTGTAAAGTTTTGAGAGGTATTTTGGGATGGTTTTGAATCGATTTTGGCTTTTGGCTTTTCTTGCCTTTATTGCATTTGGTATGTCCATTAACGTGTCTGCCAACAGCAAAGATACTCAAACTTCTAATGCAAACAAAGGCAGCAAGACAGCGGTAAAGAAAAATACCAGCACCAATGCAAAGTCGGATCCCAAGAAAGCAGCCAAGCCCGCTAAAAATCAGAAGGTAGTTCGTACCACTGTGACTCGTCCAGCAAAGCCTGAGGTAGTTTCAAGACCTTCGTTTGCAACGGCCTTGGGTCTACGAGGCCAAAATGATGATCTTAGTCTTAAATCGAGTGTTGCGATGGTGGTCAATCAAGATACCAATGAAGTGTATTTTGAGAAAAACTCTTCAGTGAGTCTGCCGATCGCTTCTATTACAAAGCTAATGACCGCAATCGTGGTCCTTGACTCTAAATTGCCTCTCGATGAGACACTGGTGATTAATGCAGATGATGTACGCAGTTATAAAACTTCACGACTCGCTGGCGGCACCGTGTTAACAAGAGAAGAGGCTTTATTGCTTGCATTAATGTCTTCCGAAAATCGTGCGGCCTATACGCTAGGTAGAAATTATCCCGGTGGTATGCCCGCATTTGTGTCGGCTATGAATAGCAAAGCAAAAGAAATTGGTATGACGCATAGCCGTTTTGCTGATCCTACAGGCCTCATGAGTGAGAATGTAGCCTCTGCAGAAGATCTTGCCAAGCTGCTAAATGCCTCGTACCAATATAAGATGATTCGAGAATTTTCAACCTGGCCGGATCTCACGATGGTGATCGCTAACCGCCCGCAAAAGTTTTTAAATACCAATCGATTGGTGCGAGCAGGAGATATGAATATCGGTTTGCAAAAAACAGGATTTATTAATGCTGCTGGTAAATGTTTGGTAATGCAGGCACGAGTTAACAACACACCCTTACTTCTCATTTTTCTAGATTCGGTTGGAACGCAGTCGCGCTTTGCTGATGCAGTTAGGGTGCGAGATTGGTATGAGCGGATATCAGTTGATGGGCCCCAAGCAATCCGTCGCTTAATGTAAGGCCAATAACATTATTAAGTAGATTCGGGGACTTTGGGTTTGTAGCCCAGTCCTTTAGAGATTTGTAGTGCAGTGTCTTGTAACAGCTTTAACCACTCTGTCTGAATGCGATCGGTGGGTGAGCTGAGTGAAAGTCCAGCAGTCAGCTTGCCACTGTCATCAAATATTTCTGCGGCAATACAGCTAACACCAAGTTCCAGCTCTTCGCTGTCTGTTCCATGACCTAGTCGCCGCACTTTATCTAATTCAGCTTCCAACTTTGCCATTTCAGTAATGCTATTTCTGGTATGCCCGGATAAGCCGGTTCGGGTGACATAGGCGCGTACCTGACTAGGATCATCGCTTGCTAGAAATAGTTTACCTACAGACGTGAGGTGTAGCGGGGCTCTACCACCAATAGCGCGTACTACTTGCATTCCAGAGCGTTCACTATAGGCACGATCTATATATACGATCTCATCACCCTGTCGTAGCGATAGATTAATCGTTTCGCCAGTCAGCTTGTGAAGCGCTCTCATGGGTGCTTGAGCTGCCTCCCTTACAGAAAGCCGTGCTTTGACTAAGTTACCGAGCTCTAATAGCTTTAAACCGAGGCGATAAGTGCCACTTTCGCCGCGCTCAACCAGCCTACAGGCAACTAAGTCATTCAGGATGCGATGTGCAGTGGAGGGATGTAAGCTAGTTTGCTCTGCGAGACTCTTCAGTGTGCAGGATTCTTCTTGTATTGCTAAGGCATCTAAAAGGTTCATCATGCGATCCATCACCTGGATCGCTGTTTTACTAGCTTCCCCAGGTACTTTTGGCACTTTTAAAACCTTACTGTTAGTCATGCTATCAATTGTAGCGATTTTTCTTAAAATTGCACAATATGAAATGTTGCTAAGCTTTAATAGGGTTTCAGGAGCTTAAAAATCAGAATGAAGCTGCTTACTTGTGCTTGAAACTCAAATTTTGAGGGCTTTAGCGCAGTCGGTAACGAGTTGAGGCCCCTTGTAAATCAAGCCGGTATAAATTTGCACTAGGCTGGCGCCGGCGCTGATCTTTTCCTGGGCATCTGCACCCGAGAGAATGCCGCCGACCCCAATGATCGGGATTTGCTTGCCAAGTCTGGCATGGAGCATCTGAATGACCTGAGTGGCAGCATGACGAACGGGTGCGCCAGATAGGCCCCCGAGTTCTTCGCTAAATTCTAGACCTTTGACTGCCTCACGAGAGATAGTTGTATTAGTTGCAATCACGCCATCGATTCCAAACTCCAGCAATAGATCGGCTATCAAGTGAATGTCGTTTTGCTCTAGATCAGGGGCAATTTTCAGAAACAGGGGCTTACGGACCCCATATTGATTACTTAGACTTTGCCTAGCTTGATCCAATGACATGAGTAAGGAGCGCAGCATTTCCTCGCCATGCAGATCCCGTAAGTTTTGCGTATTCGGTGAAGAAATATTAACGGTAATATACGTTGCGATTTTATAGACTGCTTGCATTGCAATGACATAGTCACTGGCTGCATTTTCAATCGGGGTGCTGGCATTCTTACCAATATTTAAACCCACAACACCGCCGTTTTGCCAGAACGTAGATTCACGTACCCTGGTGACACAAGCATTTACACCATCATTATTAAAGCCCATGCGATTAATGATGGCACTAGCTGAAGGCAGGCGAAACATACGCGGCTGAGGATTACCCGGCTGCGGTTTGGGAGTGACAGTACCGATTTCTAGAAATCCAAAACCTAAAGCGCCTAGGGCATCAATATGTTTACCGTCTTTATCGAGACCAGCTGCCAACCCCACAGGATTAGGAAAGGTAATACCACAAATGCTGCGCGGGTCTGCTGCTGGTTTCTTAATCAGGTAACGCAGTAGACCCCAACGCTCCGCCCGATCTAAACTGCCGAGCGTAAGGTTATGGGCTTGCTCTGCATCTAGAGAAAAAAGCAGTGGACGAAATAAAGGGTAACTATCGATCATGAAACCTGATTATCGCTTAAGGGCTTGCCAGCGATCATCGATCAGCCCCTCAATAGGCTTAAAGTTGGCTTTATAGGCCATCTTTTCACTTGCCTCAATATAGTAGCCAAGGTAAAGATAGGGCAAGTCCAGCTCTAGTGCTTGCCCAATTTGCCAAAGAATACTGAAGCTTCCATAGCTACTAGAAGAATTGCTGGTGTCAAAGAAGGTGTAGACCGAGGAGATGCCTTGCTCCAAGATGTCTATCATGCTGATCATGCGCAGTCTTCCAGGACTGGCATCATCTAGACCGTCCCTAAATTCAACAATTCGAGAGTTCACTCGACTTTGCAATAAAAATTGCATATATTGATCTTGGTTATCGTGATCCATCTCATCACTAGGGTGACGGGCATGTTGATATTGCTGATAAAGCTCAAAATGTTCTTGTTGATAGCCTAGGTTCAAAATACGTACCTCTAAGCCACTATGCTTTTTGAAGGCACGTAGCTGACTACGATTGGCTTGAAAATTCTTCACCAAAATGCGGGTTGCGGTACACGCCTGGCAATCATCACAGTAGGGACGATAGGTATATAAACCACTACGACGAAACCCGGCATTTACGAGCTCGCCATACAAATCTGCATGAATTAAATGAGAAGGAGTAGCTACTTGTGAGCGCGCTATTTTTCCTGGTAAATAACTACACGGATAGGGTGCAGTTGCATAGAATTGCAAGGCCGTAAGGGGAAGCTCTTTTAGCTGAGTCATAAGCAGTAGCGCAGAATCTCTTTGTCAAAATCCCAAGGAATCTCTATATTAGTCCCCTTTAAGGCCTTCTGCAGATGGCTTAAAAATTGATCTCGTGGCATCGGTGCTGCCCCTAATGAGCTCAGGTGGGCTGTTTCTTGTTGGCAGTCAATCATCTCAACCTGTTGTTGTAGGCACCAGCCACACAAGGCTGATAGAGCGATTTTAGAAGCATCACTTTGGTGGCTGAACATCGATTCCCCAAAGACCATCCCCCCAAATGCTACGCAATATAGTCCACCAATCAGATTTCCCTGATCCATGATGGCAATGCTGTGGGCATGGCCTTGCTCATGCAGATTGGTATAGGCTTCTAAGATTTCATGGGTAATCCAGGTACCATCTTGATCTTTACGTTGTGTGGTTGCGCAGGAACGCAACACTGCACCAAAATCATGATCCACCAAAAGTAATTTTTGAGGATCTTTTAAAAAAGTCCGAATGGATTTTTTAAGTGAATCATGGCATTTAAATTCAACCGGTTTAAGAACCATGCGTGGATTTGGCGACCACCACAGTACCGGCTGATTATCTGAGTACCAAGGAAAAATACCGAGTTGATAGGCTTTCGCTAACTGCTCAGGGTAGATACGCTCACTCACCGCAATTAAGCCCGGTACACTTGGATCAGGATCTTGTGTATTAAGAGGATTTGGAAAGGCATCTTGTGCGCCTAACCAAGTAATGTTGCTCATATTTTTTCAGCAGGCAAAATATCTCTGCTACGAACGGTTACCGGATGATTGCCGGTGAGTATTCCCGCGGCGCGATCAATAAAGAACCATTCCAACGTTTGCTTCACTGTCGGAAAGGCGAGCTCTTGCCAAGGAATATCATGCTCACTAAATAGGGCTACTTCCAGACTCTCTTCGCCTGCACTGAAGACAGGTGATGTCATGCTAGCTAAATAAAATAAATGGACTTGCTCAGCATGGGCCACATTTAAAAGGGAGTAGAGCGGGCCCATAGTGACCATTGCACCAGCTTCTTCCATTGTTTCTCTGGCAGCTCCGGCACTCGTGCTTTCACCTAGCTCCATAAATCCAGCGGGAAGGGTCCAGTAACCATGCCGGGGAGCTATAGCTCTTCTACAAAGTAATACTTGATCCCCAAACACAGGAATCGTCCCAACGACATTACGTGGGTTCTGATAGTGGACCATTCCGCAGGCATCGCAAACATGCCGCTCACGTGAATCATCAAGCGGTATTTTTACGGTAATGGATGCAGCGCAGTGAGAGCAAAACTTCATGCAGACCTTCTAAAAAGACGCGGGAAGAATGCCGCGCAACGCACTACACAGCATAATCTCTTTTGCTTCATTTACCTCTGTAATAGTGAGGTTAGCCTCATGGGCATTCCATTTGGGGTCGTTTAAAACAATCGAGCGCATGATGCCAGGCAAGATGCCAGCAGAAATAGGGGGCGTAAGCCATTGATTTCCATCCTTGGATTTAATGAAGATGCTGCTTCTCCCACCCTCTGTTACAAAGCCTTGCTCATTAATAAAGAGCGCATCAAATCCACCGAGTATTTCGGCTGCTTTCCAGCCTTGATCATAAGCATCACGACTCGTGACTTTATGACCCAGCAGTATATTTCCAGAATGCATTAATCCTGCATTTGCACCCTTTAGTATCTCGCTAGCCCAAAATATCTTGACAGGATCTGTTATGGGATTAAGCGCTGTAAGTTGATGCGTCAGTTTTCCATCGGGTGCTAGATCTATCCTCAGTCGATACTGCTTATTGGGTGTGGAGGCTATACAAGCATTACAAGCATCCTCAATATAGTTTTTTGTATTCGAGGAAGAAAAGGGGATGCCAAGAGCTTGCGCTGATTTTTCTAAGCGAACCATATGAAGGGATACGTGTTGTGGTGCAGATGCTTTTACTAAAATAGTTTCAAATACCCCAACATCGCTTAAGAGATTACAGAGAAAGGCTGCCTTCACGCGGCATTCGTCCCATTCTTGCTCAGGCTTAGAGTCAATCGTGATGCCAGCACCTATACCTAATGTAAAAGTAGATGCATGGTTTATGTGATCCTCAATTTCTACCGTACGGATGGGTACGCTAAAAGCAAAATCACCGCTAGGATCAAGCCAACCGATCGCTCCGCAGTAGTAGCCCCGATCACTTGGTTCTAAGGATTGAATAATTTCCATACTACGTTTTTTTGGAGCCCCCGTGACTGATCCACAAGGAAATACGGCATTCAGTAACTCTTTGAGAGTGAGCTTGGGTTTGGCCTGTGCTTCGATTGTTGATGTCATTTGTAAGACATCCCCATGCCGCGCCACTTCAAATAATTTTGGAACAATGACGGAGCCGGGCAGGGCAAGGCGACTGAGATCGTTTCGTAGGAGATCAACAATCATGACATTTTCAGCTTGGTTCTTACTATCCTGAGACAGTGTTTCAGGGGATTGACTGAGGGCATCAGCAGTCCCTTTCATCGGCATTGCTTTCAGTGTATTTCCATTGCGCTGAATAAATAACTCGGGTGACTGTGACAAGATAAAGCCTGGTTCGGCCTCTATATAAGCTGCAAATCTTCCAGGCTGTCTATCGCGTAGTCGGGCATATAAAGCAATAGGCGATCCATAGGTATCGCCGGTAATTCGATAGGTATGGTTAATCTGATAAGTATCACCATTGCGAATGTATTCTTGAATCGCCTTGATATCTTCCGTGAACTGCACCTCATCTATTGATGGATGCATATTGGCAATACCGGCCAATTGAGATTCTTTAGGCAGCGCTTCGAGCTCCTGCGCTAAAAATTGATCTACTTGTTCTTTTGAGAGCTGCTCATATGCGCTAAATGCCCATGCCTGAATCAAAGGATGTTGATTACTTGTAGCTTCAGGATGGCGTGGATTAGGCAGCTTGTGGATATAGCGACCTAACTCATAGGCAAAGGCAGTAACAATATATTCGCCTCTCGCCAGTGCCGTATCAATTTCTTGTAGGCAGACCTCTATCGCTGCATTAGTCTCCTCGAGGCTAGCGTCTGAGGAGATGTACCAGCGCCTGAGCGCTTGACGATAGAGCCTGCTTGAAGGCTGCGCCGCAGTACTGTGGGCATCATCAAGCAGAATCATCGGTATAAATCTAAGGAAATTACTTTAGAACAGTCGCAGATTCAATAGTGACTGTTTTACTTGGGACATCTGCCATGCGACCCATTCTGGGGGCTGGCGCAGTCATTGTCGGTATCTTACGAATAGCGTCAATGGTTTGTGTTCCGGAAATGACTTTTCCAAATACGGTATAGCCACTACCCATTGCATTAGGGAAATTGAGGCCTTCATTATCTTTAACATTGATGAAGAACTGGGCAGTAGCAGAATCAGGATCGGACGTACGCGCCATAGCAATGGTGTAAGTTTGATTCTTAAGACCATTTTGCGCTTCCGATACTACAGGTGGATTAGTCGGCTTTTGGTTCAAGTCAGAAGTAAATCCACCTCCTTGAATCATGAAGCCGTCAATCACGCGATGAAAAATCGTACCGTTATAAAAGCCACTATTAACGTAAGCTAAAAAGTTTGCGCTGGTCTTTGGGGCTTTTACTGAATCGAGATCAACGACAAAATTACCCATAGTAGTTTTAAATTCTACTTGCGGGGCAGCAAACACAGCTGCACTAGTGAGGCAGCCTGAAAGCAAAAGAAGTGAGGAGATGAAGTGGCGCATGTTGATAATCCTTATGAGAACAGTAAAAGTAATAAAGTCAATTGTATTGCTCAAATGCCCCTGGGAACATTACTGGCATGCAAGTATGAAGGCTCCTCAAACATGCTTGGCCTCTTTGCATAATCCAGTACCCAGTCCATCGTATCTAGGCCCCAAAAACAATGCCCATTGAGAACGAGTGCTGGTACGCCGAAGGCACCATCAAGCCTGGCTTTCTCGGTATTGTTGACAAGCTGTGTTTTGATTTCTGGATCTTCTGGTTTTGGAGTTGTAGACTCTAAACCCAGATATTCGCAAAACTGTTCCCACGATAAATTGGGGTCTTTCCCTTCTACCCAAACATATTTAAAGGCTTTTTCAATCATGACCCAATCTGCAGACTCTTGGGTCAGCAGGCGCTGTGCAGCTACGGTAAGAAATGGATGGTGCTCTGGAAATCGAAACGGTAAGCCGAGTTTTTCAGCAAGCCAGACGCAGTGTTGATAGGTATGAGGGCGCTTGGCTGTAATTTCACCGGGACCCCGATTTTCAGCTGCCCTCAAAAGACCGCCCAGTAGCACTGGTACTGGATGAATATCCATCCATTGCTCTAAGCGATGGCGTTGACTGATGTAAAAGTAGCTATAGGGAGAAATAATGTCGTAATACAAGACGGCTTGGTCCTTGACGCCTCCCATTATGCCTAAAATCGCACTCATTTTTTTGAAATTCTTGATCTAATTGACGTAAAAAAGCCATCTTCTCCGCAATTTGAGTTTCTAAGCCTCGATCAACCGGCTCATACCAGTATGGCGCTGCCATGCCATCGGGCAGATAGGTTTCGCCAGCCGCATACGCGTGTGGCTCATCATGGGCATAGCGGTATTCTTTTCCATGCCCCAGCTCTTTCATGAGTTTCGTTGGCGCATTACGAAGATGATTCGGAACGGGCTTGCTTTGATCTTGAGCAACGTAAGCACGGGCTGCATTAAATGCTTTATAGCTTGCATTACTTTTAGCAGCAATAGCGAGATAGACAACAGCTTGACCCAAAGCGAGCTCGCCTTCTGGTGAACCCAAACGTTCAAAAGTTTGCGCAGCATCGTTGGCGAGCTGCATGGCACGAGGGTCCGCTAAACCAATGTCTTCCCAGGCCATCCGAATAATTCTTCTGGCTAAATAGCGGGGATCCGCGCCACCATCTAACATACGACAAAACCAATACAGTGCTGCATCAGGATTAGAGCCCCGCACGGATTTATGCAAGGCAGAGATTTGGTCATAGAACTGATCGCCCCCTTTATCAAAGCGCCGAGACTGCATTGTTAGGGCATTATGAATATAAGCTTGATCTATATGTGCTGTGGAAGTATCTGGAGCCGAGATGGCATTCGCAACTTGTTCTATTAAATTCAGTAGGCGACGTGCATCCCCATCCGCATTGGCTATCAGAAGATCAATCGCTGCACTCTCAAAGGTAATCTGGGGCATTGCAAAGGCATGCGCGCGATCAAAGAGTTGTTTTAATTCTTCTTTTGTTAATGATTTGAGGACGTAGACTTGAGCACGCGACAATAGCGCTGAATTGACCTCGAAAGAGGGATTCTCAGTGGTAGCGCCAATAAAGGTAAACAGCCCAGATTCAACATGTGGCAAGAGTGCGTCTTGCTGACTTTTATTAAAGCGATGAATTTCATCTACAAATAATATAGTTTGTTTGCCATATTGAGACATATTTTGTTGGGCTTGCTCTATGGCTTCACGAATTTCTTTCACACCTGCAAGCACTGCAGAGATGGTAATGCATTCACGACCAAAGGCTTTTGCAGATAATCTTGCTAAAGTAGTCTTGCCAACACCAGGCGGTCCCCATAGGATCATAGAGTGGGGTTTGCCAGACGCAAAGGCAAGTTGCAGTGGCTTGCCATCAGATAAGAGATGGGTTTGGCCGATAACGTCTTTGACAGACTGAGGGCGCAATGCCTCCGCTAATGGGGCAGGCGGGGCTTGGTCAAACAAATTTGGCAATTAGTTTTGCACAAAAAGAATCACAAGCGCAGACCACACCAAGCACCCAACAGCTACCAATGTCAATCGATTCCGCATGGCAATAAAAGCTTGCAGCGCTTCTGCACTTGAAAAATAATAGCGATAGGTATTGACATCAATATTGCGTTGAATAGTTAAGGTAGAAGCCAAAATCAGTAAGCCTACTGGAATATACACATGCAGGGCTAACCAAGCTACTAGAGCGGGGATGATTCCCCATATCCAGGCATTGCGATCTTGCCAGCGATCACCCATGGGCGGTTTGCCGAGGCGTTGCAAATTAGCGCCCCAATGTAATGCTCCCATAAAGGCGGCAATCACCGCACCATAACCCGCAAGAGATTCAGCACTCAGATAATTTAATGGCGCTGGAGATAACTGCACCATAAGCGCCAGACCCACAAAGGGAATCAGGCCAGCATAGCCTAATTGTCGAACTAAAGGAGGCAAAGGATTCACAAACACTTCTTTATTAAAAGGGAAGCAATAACAATTTGAATAGGACTACTCATAGATAAAGACACCACGCCCTGTTTTGCGACCTAGGTAACCCGCTGCTACCATTTCACGAAGTAGGGGGCAGGGACGATATTTGGAGTCACTAAAGCTTTCAAAATACACTTCCATCACGGCCAAGCAGGTATCTAGCCCAATGAGGTCTGCCAAGGCAAGTGGACCGATGGGTTGATTACAACCTAACTTCATACCCGCATCAATATCCTCCGGACTAGCAAGACCCTCATGCAGAACAAAAAACGCCTCATTAATCATGGGCAGCAATATTCTGTTCACAACAAAACCTGGCGAGTTTTTTACCGTAATAGGCTCTTTGCCAATACGCTGAGCCATCTCAATAATGGCGGCATGCGTCGCATCGCTGGTTTGTAGTCCGCGGATCACTTCTACTAAGGCCATCATCGGCGGAGGATTAAAAAAGTGCATGCCAATAAAACGTGCCGGATTGGAATCTAATGCAGCGAGTTGGGTAATGGAGATGGATGAGGTATTACTAGCGATGATAGTGTCATTACCAACGATCTCATCGACTTGATGCAAGATCTTCACTTTAACGGCCTGATTTTCAGTCGCTGCTTCAATCACTAAATTTAAGCCCTTGAGCTCACCATAAGAAGTGCTACACCGAATGCGCTGTAATGCTGCCTCTTTATTGGCTACAGAAAGCGTTTCTTTTTTTACGAGTCGATCTAGGCTTTTACCAATCTGGCTAAGGCCGCGCTCTAGCGCAGCATCATTGATATCCAGCATCACCACCTCTAGACCCGCTACAGCACATACTTGGGCAATACCATTCCCCATCGTCCCTGCGCCGATAACACCTACTGATTGAATCTTCATGCTATATCCTTTTTTGATACTGAGTGGAACCAAATAATTGTTCTCTAGCTTTACTGTCATGCAAGGGCTTACGTAAACTAGCCAATACTTCAACTCCACGTTTTACCGCAGGGCGCTCACCAATCTTTTCAAACCATTGTTTGAAATGAGGGTATTCATCAATCTCAATGCCTTGGTTTTTCCAGTTGCGAGTCCATGGGTAAATAGCAATATCTGCAATCGAATAGGTTTTGCCAGCGATATAAGCATGCTGCTTTAACTGCTGATCAAGCACCCCATATAAACGTTTTGCCTCATTGGTGTAGCGCTTGATGGCGTATTCAATTTTCTCAGGAGCATACAGTCGGAAGTGGTGGTTTTGACCTAACATTGGACCTAGGCCTCCCATTTGAAACATCAGCCATTGCAGTACTTCATATTTATCCCGCGTACTCTTAGGTAAAAATTTTCCTGTTTTGGCTGCAAGATAGAGCAAGATAGCGCCAGATTCAAAAAGGTGGATTGGCTTCCCATCAGGTCCCTGTGGATCAGTGATGGCTGGAATTTTATTATTTGGGCTGATTACTAAGAATTCTGCTTTAAATTGATCGCCTGCACCAATATCAATAGGGTGGGCAAGCCAGTCCTTGCCAAGCCGATAACCACACTCTTCCATCATGATGTGTACTTTGTGACCATTAGGAGTGGGCCAGCTATAGACATCTATCAGATTCTTATTGACCATCTTGATTTCCTTTATTTCTTTTAGATCGATTGCAAACGTTGCAATGCAGTGTGGAGTGTTTGTTCTTGTTTTGCAAAACAGAATCGAATTACACCTGATTCGACAGGCTGTTTATAAAAAGCAGAGACGGGAATAGCAGCTACACCTACTTCGGTAGTGAGCCAGGTACAAAAATCCGCTTCATTTGATTTAGCTTGGGGTATCTTAAGGCCGGTGTAATCGGCGCATTGAAAATAGCTTGCCGGTGTTGGTGATAACTTAAAGTCCGTGTCTTTT from Polynucleobacter antarcticus harbors:
- a CDS encoding replication-associated recombination protein A yields the protein MPNLFDQAPPAPLAEALRPQSVKDVIGQTHLLSDGKPLQLAFASGKPHSMILWGPPGVGKTTLARLSAKAFGRECITISAVLAGVKEIREAIEQAQQNMSQYGKQTILFVDEIHRFNKSQQDALLPHVESGLFTFIGATTENPSFEVNSALLSRAQVYVLKSLTKEELKQLFDRAHAFAMPQITFESAAIDLLIANADGDARRLLNLIEQVANAISAPDTSTAHIDQAYIHNALTMQSRRFDKGGDQFYDQISALHKSVRGSNPDAALYWFCRMLDGGADPRYLARRIIRMAWEDIGLADPRAMQLANDAAQTFERLGSPEGELALGQAVVYLAIAAKSNASYKAFNAARAYVAQDQSKPVPNHLRNAPTKLMKELGHGKEYRYAHDEPHAYAAGETYLPDGMAAPYWYEPVDRGLETQIAEKMAFLRQLDQEFQKNECDFRHNGRRQGPSRLVLRHYFSL
- a CDS encoding DUF3429 domain-containing protein — protein: MNPLPPLVRQLGYAGLIPFVGLALMVQLSPAPLNYLSAESLAGYGAVIAAFMGALHWGANLQRLGKPPMGDRWQDRNAWIWGIIPALVAWLALHVYIPVGLLILASTLTIQRNIDVNTYRYYFSSAEALQAFIAMRNRLTLVAVGCLVWSALVILFVQN
- a CDS encoding 3-hydroxybutyryl-CoA dehydrogenase yields the protein MKIQSVGVIGAGTMGNGIAQVCAVAGLEVVMLDINDAALERGLSQIGKSLDRLVKKETLSVANKEAALQRIRCSTSYGELKGLNLVIEAATENQAVKVKILHQVDEIVGNDTIIASNTSSISITQLAALDSNPARFIGMHFFNPPPMMALVEVIRGLQTSDATHAAIIEMAQRIGKEPITVKNSPGFVVNRILLPMINEAFFVLHEGLASPEDIDAGMKLGCNQPIGPLALADLIGLDTCLAVMEVYFESFSDSKYRPCPLLREMVAAGYLGRKTGRGVFIYE
- a CDS encoding glutathione binding-like protein; its protein translation is MIDVYSWPTPNGHKVHIMMEECGYRLGKDWLAHPIDIGAGDQFKAEFLVISPNNKIPAITDPQGPDGKPIHLFESGAILLYLAAKTGKFLPKSTRDKYEVLQWLMFQMGGLGPMLGQNHHFRLYAPEKIEYAIKRYTNEAKRLYGVLDQQLKQHAYIAGKTYSIADIAIYPWTRNWKNQGIEIDEYPHFKQWFEKIGERPAVKRGVEVLASLRKPLHDSKAREQLFGSTQYQKRI